The following are encoded in a window of Brevibacillus sp. DP1.3A genomic DNA:
- a CDS encoding ABC transporter permease: MGSYLIKRVASLIPILFGISVLIFTILHLVPGDPASIMLGTNATPEAIAALNKSMGLDQPLINQYLNWITGILQGNFGVSVHTGEEILPQILKRFAITMQLTVFGVLIGWVLAIPFGILSAIRAHSKTDIVVRVFTLLGISVPNFAIGTLLLLGFSLYFNWFPPIDVVNFWEDPIEAFKVFILPATTMGIVVAAGVMRMTRSAFLETMDKDFIRTARAKGNSKWTIVMGHAFRNSSIPIVTIAGMQIGYLLGGSVIVEQLFSIPGLGQYILEGIYQRDYPVVQGGVLFVALVFVLVNLLIDLIYTWIDPRIKY, from the coding sequence GTGGGATCTTATCTAATCAAACGTGTCGCCAGCTTGATTCCCATCCTGTTTGGCATATCCGTCTTGATCTTCACGATCCTGCATCTGGTGCCGGGCGATCCAGCTTCCATCATGCTAGGAACGAATGCCACACCGGAAGCAATTGCGGCCTTGAATAAAAGCATGGGTCTGGATCAGCCGTTGATTAACCAGTACCTGAATTGGATCACAGGAATCCTGCAAGGGAATTTTGGTGTATCGGTCCACACAGGAGAAGAGATTTTGCCCCAAATTCTCAAGCGTTTTGCCATCACCATGCAACTGACTGTATTTGGCGTTCTGATTGGGTGGGTGCTCGCGATTCCGTTCGGGATTCTCTCGGCGATTCGGGCTCATTCCAAAACAGACATCGTGGTTCGTGTGTTTACGCTGCTAGGTATTTCTGTTCCGAACTTTGCCATCGGGACCCTGCTCTTGCTCGGCTTTTCCCTTTATTTCAACTGGTTCCCACCCATTGATGTGGTGAACTTCTGGGAAGATCCGATCGAGGCGTTCAAGGTATTCATACTGCCTGCGACAACGATGGGGATTGTGGTGGCTGCTGGTGTGATGCGGATGACTCGTTCTGCGTTTTTGGAAACCATGGACAAAGATTTTATTCGGACAGCGCGGGCCAAGGGCAACAGTAAATGGACAATCGTTATGGGCCATGCGTTCCGCAACTCTTCGATTCCGATCGTCACGATCGCAGGTATGCAGATTGGTTACCTGCTGGGCGGGTCTGTGATCGTCGAGCAGCTGTTCTCGATTCCTGGTCTGGGCCAGTACATTCTGGAAGGAATTTATCAGCGGGATTATCCGGTTGTACAGGGAGGCGTTTTGTTCGTCGCTCTGGTGTTTGTCCTGGTCAATCTGCTCATCGACCTGATCTATACCTGGATTGATCCACGTATCAAGTATTGA
- a CDS encoding ABC transporter substrate-binding protein: MKKRVLAGFFLSLSLVLSACSGGGTAPTEQGKSAEGQAKTELIVAAEQEPVGYDPHKVPAASSLRVYALIYDSLTKLDENMNIVPNLAEKWEIAPDGKTVTMFLQKGVKFHNGKDMTAEDVKFSFERIMNPDTGSIAKSYFSSVEAIEVKDPTTVVFKLKNADASFVANTASAYASIVPAGSTDLTKEAIGTGPFKMEKSESGQYVLLKKNPEYFNKELPKVESIKFQIMKDEAERLAAIRSGKVDISMVSADSAKLLEGKPGVQIKNYQSLEYSYLGINVNKKPFDNPKVREAISYAVDRNQIIQTVWKGEATLTGPIAPALTNSALDPATYPTYKTDVEKAKQLLAEAGYPNGFETQIETAATYPDMVETAQVIQQQLKAIGINAKINQLEWGNYIDTWKSKDMNLMVGRNTSGVDADRSMRFFFSTTGSANVWNYSNPAYDELVQKALTTVDQSERKKLYDEAQTMLVADAPNLFLASPKNYYAVRDNIDFTPTAAGEVYSLIKTSIK, from the coding sequence GTGAAAAAAAGAGTATTGGCAGGCTTTTTCCTATCATTGTCTCTCGTGCTTTCCGCTTGTTCTGGTGGAGGAACAGCACCCACAGAGCAAGGCAAGTCAGCAGAAGGACAAGCAAAAACTGAACTGATCGTGGCAGCCGAGCAAGAGCCAGTGGGCTACGATCCGCACAAAGTTCCAGCCGCATCCAGTTTGCGGGTCTATGCGCTCATTTACGATAGCCTGACCAAGTTGGACGAGAACATGAACATCGTACCGAACCTGGCAGAGAAATGGGAGATTGCGCCAGACGGAAAAACGGTCACGATGTTCCTGCAAAAAGGCGTCAAATTCCACAACGGAAAAGACATGACGGCTGAAGACGTAAAATTCAGCTTTGAGCGAATCATGAATCCAGACACGGGTTCGATCGCGAAATCGTATTTTTCCAGCGTAGAAGCAATTGAAGTGAAAGATCCGACAACGGTTGTCTTCAAGCTGAAAAATGCAGACGCATCGTTCGTAGCGAACACGGCAAGTGCTTATGCTTCCATCGTGCCAGCAGGCTCCACTGACCTGACCAAGGAAGCAATCGGTACGGGTCCATTCAAAATGGAAAAAAGTGAGTCGGGACAATATGTCCTGCTGAAGAAAAATCCGGAATACTTCAATAAAGAATTGCCAAAGGTAGAGTCCATCAAGTTCCAAATCATGAAGGACGAGGCGGAGCGTCTAGCTGCGATTCGCTCTGGTAAAGTCGACATCAGCATGGTGTCTGCTGATTCTGCGAAGCTCTTGGAAGGCAAGCCAGGCGTACAGATCAAGAACTACCAATCCTTGGAGTACAGTTACCTGGGTATTAACGTAAACAAAAAGCCTTTTGATAATCCAAAAGTGCGCGAAGCGATCAGCTATGCCGTTGACCGTAACCAAATTATCCAGACTGTTTGGAAAGGGGAAGCGACTCTGACTGGTCCGATCGCGCCTGCGTTGACTAATTCGGCTTTGGACCCTGCTACTTATCCGACCTACAAAACAGATGTAGAAAAAGCGAAGCAATTGCTGGCGGAAGCGGGCTATCCAAACGGTTTCGAGACCCAAATCGAGACAGCAGCAACTTACCCAGACATGGTAGAAACGGCACAAGTGATTCAACAACAGCTCAAAGCAATAGGTATCAATGCGAAGATCAACCAGCTTGAGTGGGGGAACTACATCGATACGTGGAAATCCAAGGACATGAACTTGATGGTAGGCCGCAACACTTCTGGTGTTGATGCTGATCGTTCCATGCGCTTCTTCTTCTCGACAACTGGTTCTGCCAACGTGTGGAACTACTCCAACCCTGCCTACGATGAACTGGTGCAAAAAGCACTGACGACAGTAGATCAGAGTGAGCGCAAAAAGCTGTATGACGAAGCACAAACCATGCTGGTAGCAGATGCACCAAACCTGTTCCTGGCATCACCGAAAAACTACTACGCGGTGCGTGACAATATCGATTTCACACCGACCGCAGCGGGCGAAGTATACTCGCTGATCAAAACTTCGATCAAGTAA
- a CDS encoding anhydro-N-acetylmuramic acid kinase — translation MDQPAKLLDYRAKNEHVLIGLMSGTSLDGIDAALVAIRTDEQGEIEKVTLRDFFYMPYSDDLREWVMNLCSVETARVDQLTAVHYGLSEWYAYAVQQLMQKAGVTTAEVDAVCMHGQTIWHIAGRAPFPGPRGMTEVRASLQIGELSTLAERTGIPVVGNFRARDLAADGEGAPLVPYADYILFRHPQKGRLLQNIGGIANVTLLPASVAIDQVVAFDTGPGNMIMDQIVQLMTNGQMRYDEGGKLAAGGTVSSVLLEKWLQDPYYQIKPPKSTGREVYGKAFAQELFHDANQLGISQTDLLATVTALTATTIANAYMQFVLPTTKVEEVIVSGGGAHNQTLLAMLQRHLPTGMTVMTAQQFGMPDDAKEAVAFAILGHETLMGRPSNVPSVTGAKRAVPLGNICF, via the coding sequence ATGGATCAACCTGCAAAATTGCTCGATTATCGTGCGAAAAATGAGCATGTACTCATCGGCCTCATGTCGGGTACTTCGCTAGATGGCATTGATGCCGCACTCGTAGCGATCCGCACGGATGAACAGGGCGAGATCGAAAAGGTGACTCTCCGCGATTTTTTTTATATGCCTTACTCCGATGACTTGCGTGAGTGGGTCATGAATCTGTGTAGTGTAGAGACAGCGAGAGTGGATCAGTTGACTGCGGTTCATTACGGCCTATCTGAATGGTATGCCTATGCGGTACAGCAATTGATGCAGAAAGCTGGTGTCACGACAGCCGAAGTAGATGCAGTCTGTATGCACGGACAAACCATTTGGCATATTGCCGGGCGCGCGCCATTTCCTGGACCACGAGGAATGACAGAGGTCAGAGCGTCCTTGCAAATCGGCGAGCTGTCCACGCTGGCAGAACGTACGGGTATTCCGGTAGTGGGAAACTTCCGCGCTCGAGACTTGGCTGCTGATGGAGAAGGAGCACCGCTTGTTCCGTATGCGGACTATATTTTGTTCCGCCATCCGCAAAAAGGCAGACTGCTGCAAAACATCGGTGGAATCGCCAATGTCACATTACTCCCTGCAAGCGTAGCTATCGATCAAGTCGTCGCTTTTGACACAGGCCCTGGCAATATGATCATGGATCAAATCGTTCAGCTCATGACCAACGGACAGATGAGGTATGACGAGGGTGGCAAGCTGGCCGCAGGTGGCACCGTCTCTTCAGTGCTACTGGAAAAATGGCTGCAGGACCCTTATTACCAGATCAAGCCACCGAAAAGCACAGGTCGCGAAGTATACGGCAAAGCTTTTGCCCAAGAGCTGTTTCATGATGCGAATCAACTCGGGATTAGTCAGACGGATCTGTTAGCAACCGTGACAGCATTGACTGCCACGACAATTGCGAACGCCTATATGCAATTCGTATTACCAACAACCAAAGTGGAGGAAGTGATCGTCTCAGGGGGAGGCGCTCATAACCAGACGCTTCTCGCGATGCTGCAGCGTCATTTGCCGACAGGAATGACCGTGATGACGGCGCAGCAGTTTGGGATGCCTGACGATGCGAAGGAAGCCGTCGCTTTTGCCATTTTGGGTCATGAGACACTAATGGGACGACCATCCAATGTGCCATCCGTAACAGGGGCGAAGAGGGCCGTACCGTTAGGAAATATATGCTTCTAA
- a CDS encoding VOC family protein: protein MGIKLDMVGIVVQDMKKALDFYRVLGFDIPEVANDEPHVEVAQDGVRLAFDTLEVAKSVYGGWEVPVGHRIELAFLCEDAAALDALYTKIVSHGYESHREPWDAFWGQRYAIVKDPDGNLISLFA from the coding sequence GTGGGAATCAAGCTTGATATGGTAGGGATAGTCGTACAGGACATGAAAAAAGCATTGGATTTCTATCGAGTACTCGGTTTCGATATTCCCGAGGTAGCAAATGACGAGCCTCATGTGGAGGTAGCGCAGGACGGTGTTCGTTTGGCCTTTGATACACTGGAAGTGGCCAAGAGTGTGTATGGAGGATGGGAAGTGCCTGTCGGGCATCGGATTGAGCTGGCTTTTTTGTGTGAGGATGCTGCGGCGCTTGATGCGTTGTATACAAAAATCGTTTCACATGGCTACGAGAGTCACCGTGAGCCGTGGGATGCTTTTTGGGGCCAGCGGTATGCCATTGTGAAAGACCCGGATGGAAACCTGATCAGTTTGTTTGCGTAA
- a CDS encoding MmcQ/YjbR family DNA-binding protein: MNEQTLDTYCRKQPGATHDYQMDWECDRYHVGGKIFAMIGGDSKGVRILTLKCDPMRAEELRETYGGIVPGYHMNKSHWNSIYLDADIPEGLWEKMIAHAYETVLQKLPKRVQQEIKSEQE, translated from the coding sequence GTGAATGAACAAACATTAGATACATACTGCCGGAAGCAGCCAGGTGCCACCCATGACTATCAGATGGATTGGGAATGCGATCGCTACCATGTTGGAGGCAAAATATTTGCCATGATCGGAGGCGATTCCAAAGGTGTTCGCATCCTCACCTTGAAATGCGATCCGATGCGTGCGGAGGAATTGCGCGAGACCTACGGAGGGATCGTACCTGGCTATCACATGAATAAATCCCATTGGAATTCTATCTACTTGGACGCTGACATTCCCGAAGGCTTATGGGAAAAGATGATCGCGCATGCGTACGAAACGGTGCTCCAAAAGCTGCCCAAGCGCGTCCAGCAAGAAATCAAGAGCGAACAGGAGTGA
- a CDS encoding helix-turn-helix domain-containing protein yields MAKIMWQFRPVQTPTLQRASAQNAYRYQEYMPSKCLVNYIACYWTSEYDGKGIALTSRVIPDGCVDIIFNLGATSYQKEAFLTGLMRTYEVIPLTEPQSLIGIRFYAEGAARFLRYPVAMINGYHPNLEDIWGKEADQVIEGLLEASDTAERIAWLEQELIKRLWIDDPADQLLLTSMNYLYEYRGNLSMAALAEKVNYSERTLRRTFQHQLGMSPKELGRIIQFQGLLQMLAKGTRTSFTDAALQCGYYDQSHLIKSFHTFYGEAPSKIVSPDRANR; encoded by the coding sequence ATGGCGAAAATAATGTGGCAATTCCGTCCGGTGCAAACTCCGACTCTGCAACGAGCGAGCGCCCAAAATGCCTATCGCTACCAAGAGTACATGCCCAGCAAATGCCTGGTGAACTATATAGCCTGCTACTGGACCTCAGAGTACGACGGCAAAGGGATAGCACTTACAAGCCGAGTCATACCCGATGGATGCGTCGATATCATTTTCAATCTCGGTGCCACTTCCTATCAGAAGGAGGCATTTCTAACGGGACTGATGAGGACGTACGAGGTTATCCCATTGACCGAACCACAATCCTTGATCGGCATTCGGTTTTACGCTGAGGGAGCAGCTCGCTTTTTACGCTATCCGGTCGCCATGATCAACGGGTATCATCCCAATCTGGAAGACATCTGGGGCAAAGAGGCGGATCAGGTGATAGAAGGCTTGCTCGAGGCTTCCGACACGGCGGAGCGGATCGCTTGGTTGGAGCAGGAGCTTATCAAACGATTGTGGATAGATGATCCGGCAGACCAGTTGCTTTTGACAAGCATGAACTATTTATATGAATACAGAGGAAATCTTTCCATGGCCGCGCTTGCCGAGAAAGTGAATTATAGCGAGAGAACCTTGCGCAGGACGTTTCAACACCAGTTGGGAATGAGCCCGAAGGAACTGGGACGAATCATTCAATTTCAAGGGCTGCTGCAAATGCTGGCTAAGGGAACACGGACTTCGTTTACAGATGCAGCTCTCCAATGTGGCTATTACGATCAGTCGCACTTGATCAAGAGCTTTCACACTTTTTACGGTGAAGCTCCAAGTAAAATTGTCTCGCCAGATCGTGCGAATCGATAG
- a CDS encoding YheC/YheD family protein: MISSSKWSLHQFFSKSPYLRPYLPPTSLYQPASLDSYVAQYSTVYIKPTRTHMGKGIIRVWKTDGEGYQFVKERGEPMHADSLANLKQQLAAQCTEKNYVIQKGLDLAEIDGRPFDIRVMMMRNGLGKWQYAGMLAKVAGADSIITNVARGGGYAVTVPHALKKSEAVAPDKIKSVVSQLIQISHRVCAHFNKYRHSAQIGVDFAIDKAGNLSIIEVNYDFPSHGLFAKLKDKTYYHTIKRLHSQYKNRAKRKQRKA, from the coding sequence GTGATCTCCTCCTCCAAGTGGAGCCTTCATCAGTTCTTTTCAAAAAGTCCTTACCTTCGCCCTTACCTACCGCCTACTTCTTTATATCAGCCCGCAAGTTTGGACTCGTATGTAGCGCAGTATTCTACCGTCTATATCAAACCGACGAGAACCCATATGGGGAAAGGCATTATCCGTGTCTGGAAAACGGATGGCGAGGGCTATCAATTTGTCAAGGAGCGCGGAGAACCTATGCATGCAGATTCTTTGGCTAACTTGAAGCAGCAGCTCGCCGCGCAGTGTACGGAAAAAAATTACGTGATTCAAAAAGGACTGGATTTAGCTGAAATTGACGGCCGCCCCTTTGATATTCGCGTCATGATGATGCGCAATGGCTTGGGCAAATGGCAATATGCCGGCATGCTAGCCAAGGTAGCCGGTGCCGACAGTATCATTACCAATGTCGCTCGCGGCGGCGGATATGCCGTCACAGTCCCGCATGCCTTGAAGAAATCAGAGGCAGTCGCGCCCGACAAAATAAAAAGTGTCGTCTCTCAGTTGATCCAAATCAGTCACCGTGTATGTGCCCACTTTAATAAATATCGGCACAGTGCGCAAATCGGCGTTGATTTTGCCATTGATAAAGCAGGAAACCTCTCCATTATTGAGGTCAATTACGACTTTCCTTCCCACGGGCTGTTTGCCAAGCTCAAAGACAAGACTTATTACCATACGATTAAAAGACTTCACTCTCAGTACAAAAACCGCGCGAAACGAAAACAGAGGAAGGCATAA
- the mscL gene encoding large conductance mechanosensitive channel protein MscL → MLKEFKEFALKGNVMDLAVGVVIGGAFGKIVTSLVNDIITPLIGMLLGKVDFSGLFINLSGVPYNTITEAKAAKAATLNYGLFLNSVIDFVIIAFSIFIVIKQLNRFKRKQEVEKAPETTKECPHCISAIPIKATRCPNCTSMLETKGTLAHE, encoded by the coding sequence GTGTTAAAAGAGTTTAAAGAGTTTGCGTTAAAAGGAAATGTGATGGATCTCGCTGTCGGTGTCGTGATCGGTGGGGCTTTCGGGAAGATTGTGACCTCGCTTGTCAATGACATCATTACCCCATTGATTGGGATGCTTTTGGGCAAGGTCGATTTCTCCGGCTTGTTCATCAATTTGAGCGGGGTCCCTTACAATACGATTACAGAAGCAAAAGCCGCAAAAGCTGCGACACTGAATTACGGGTTGTTCCTCAATTCCGTGATTGATTTTGTCATCATTGCCTTTTCCATTTTTATCGTCATCAAGCAGCTCAACCGTTTCAAACGCAAGCAAGAAGTGGAGAAAGCACCTGAAACGACCAAAGAGTGCCCGCATTGCATCTCGGCGATTCCGATCAAGGCTACACGTTGCCCGAACTGCACCTCCATGCTGGAGACAAAAGGAACATTGGCACACGAATAA
- a CDS encoding nucleoside hydrolase yields MEKIILDVDTGIDDALAIAYAVHSPALEVCGVTTTFGNITVEEATRNTLQVLELLDASTIPVYQGASKPIVRDLTGKARLFHGENGLGNVVLPKPSTTAQPQCATQYLISAIKEHPHELTLVTVGSMTNLAQAIMAAPEIVSLVKRVVVMGGAVTVPGNRTPVAEANICADPEAAAYVFQSGIPVTLVGLDVTMQTLLTREHLQEWRAKDTRLSHVFADMCEVYMNAYATVGNLRGCGLHDPLAVGVVIDPTFVKSVPMHVAVDTSGGASDARTIGDRREHPAQPPNVDVCLEVDHERFVGHFLQNVLGN; encoded by the coding sequence ATGGAAAAAATCATTTTGGATGTAGATACCGGGATTGATGATGCGCTGGCGATTGCATATGCCGTTCACTCGCCTGCTCTTGAAGTGTGTGGGGTTACCACGACTTTTGGCAATATTACGGTGGAGGAAGCAACACGCAATACCTTACAGGTGCTAGAGCTGCTGGATGCCTCTACGATTCCTGTCTATCAGGGGGCATCGAAGCCGATTGTTCGCGACCTCACAGGAAAAGCAAGGCTGTTCCACGGTGAAAACGGGCTAGGCAATGTCGTCCTTCCTAAACCTTCGACAACGGCACAGCCACAGTGTGCCACACAATATCTCATCTCTGCGATAAAGGAACATCCTCACGAATTGACACTCGTGACCGTCGGAAGCATGACCAATCTGGCGCAGGCGATTATGGCTGCTCCAGAGATCGTATCCCTTGTCAAACGAGTGGTCGTGATGGGAGGCGCTGTAACGGTGCCGGGGAATCGCACGCCTGTAGCGGAGGCGAATATTTGCGCCGATCCGGAAGCGGCAGCGTATGTCTTCCAGTCTGGTATTCCAGTGACGCTGGTAGGCCTGGATGTGACGATGCAAACGCTGCTTACCCGCGAACACTTGCAGGAATGGAGAGCGAAGGATACACGCTTGAGTCATGTTTTCGCGGATATGTGCGAGGTGTACATGAATGCCTACGCCACAGTGGGTAATTTGCGCGGCTGCGGTCTGCATGATCCGTTGGCGGTAGGTGTCGTCATTGATCCGACGTTTGTAAAGTCAGTCCCAATGCATGTTGCGGTAGATACGTCCGGGGGAGCCAGTGATGCCCGTACGATTGGGGACAGACGGGAACATCCAGCGCAGCCGCCGAATGTGGACGTGTGCCTGGAGGTTGACCATGAGCGCTTTGTCGGTCATTTTTTACAGAATGTATTAGGAAATTAG
- a CDS encoding nucleoside hydrolase, whose amino-acid sequence MAKKHRLIIEFCGGFGQGLALLYALRSPDVQVAGIICRDTQSSLASKLIDFAQPGYEIPIITGAKQPLFSGTIETTTSEGVRLLAENTQDEESDLTLVTFDRLTTLAMAVARDPLLAHKFTRIVVQGGAIRVPGDVTAIAETNMHGDPEAAALVLAARLPLVLVPLDTTSSFRLTEEQVHTLSSLAQAVGLIDRTTMSDMQFAASARTLHAWVAMLAALSPEKMRTEQMKLSVECKSEWSRGAILADLRAKPSVGTDTAVCVEVEMAEAERWLQTVLDQGGV is encoded by the coding sequence GTGGCAAAAAAACACCGGTTGATCATCGAGTTTTGCGGTGGATTTGGTCAAGGGCTGGCCTTGCTGTATGCTTTGCGGTCGCCTGATGTTCAAGTGGCAGGAATCATTTGCAGAGACACGCAGTCAAGCTTGGCTAGCAAGCTGATTGATTTTGCACAGCCAGGCTATGAAATTCCAATCATTACAGGTGCCAAGCAACCGCTTTTCTCGGGAACGATAGAGACGACCACCTCTGAAGGTGTACGGCTCCTTGCAGAAAACACGCAAGATGAGGAAAGTGACTTGACGCTCGTGACGTTTGACCGTTTGACGACGCTAGCTATGGCTGTCGCGCGTGATCCATTGTTGGCGCATAAATTTACGAGAATCGTGGTGCAGGGTGGAGCCATACGTGTACCAGGAGATGTTACGGCCATTGCTGAAACAAACATGCATGGTGATCCGGAAGCAGCTGCGCTCGTTTTGGCAGCCCGCTTGCCGCTTGTGCTTGTTCCATTAGATACAACCAGCTCGTTTCGTTTGACGGAAGAGCAAGTACATACGCTGAGCAGTCTCGCACAAGCAGTTGGCCTGATCGATAGAACGACGATGTCAGACATGCAGTTCGCCGCTTCTGCTCGTACGCTCCATGCATGGGTAGCGATGCTCGCGGCTCTCTCGCCTGAAAAGATGCGGACGGAGCAGATGAAGCTCTCAGTCGAATGCAAAAGCGAATGGTCACGCGGTGCCATTCTAGCCGATCTACGGGCGAAACCGAGTGTAGGAACCGATACCGCCGTATGCGTTGAGGTTGAGATGGCAGAGGCAGAGCGTTGGCTGCAAACCGTTTTGGATCAGGGAGGGGTATAA
- a CDS encoding ABC transporter permease encodes MSFIECVRISFRSIRANGLRSVLTMLGIIIGVAAVIAMVAIGEGTSTSVASQINGLGSNLLIVTPGQATQGRVSLGAGSLNTLTMADAETLMQKESISGVAPSVNSRGQIVWGSNNYSSTLEGTSADFPLVRNVEVGQGRFFSNFEVKMQYNVAVVGTEVVSNLFKGADPVGQTVQINRIPFTIIGVLQSQGSSGMTNNDDRIIIPITTAMSRLTGDKNVGSIYVSAASSDLMEKAQQDIQQALRANHKLRPQAADDFRITSQSDILSTAQSVSSSMTALLSGIAAISLIVGGIGVMNIMLVSVTERTREIGIRKAIGAKRGDILRQFLIEAVTLSLIGGVIGIALGVGAAYLVSKLGQMATSISLSPIMYAFLTSTLVGVIFGVYPARKAAQLKPIDALRYE; translated from the coding sequence ATGAGCTTTATTGAATGTGTACGCATTTCATTTCGCAGCATCAGGGCAAATGGCTTGCGCTCCGTTCTCACGATGCTGGGAATTATCATCGGTGTGGCAGCTGTTATCGCGATGGTGGCAATCGGAGAAGGGACTTCCACATCTGTTGCTTCGCAGATCAATGGTTTAGGGAGCAATCTGCTGATTGTCACCCCTGGCCAGGCGACACAAGGCAGAGTAAGCCTTGGGGCTGGCTCTCTGAATACGCTGACGATGGCAGATGCAGAAACCCTGATGCAAAAAGAGTCCATTTCGGGTGTGGCTCCCAGCGTTAATTCGCGGGGGCAGATTGTCTGGGGAAGCAATAACTATTCCAGTACGCTCGAGGGGACGTCAGCTGATTTCCCTCTGGTGAGGAATGTAGAAGTTGGACAAGGGCGTTTCTTTAGTAACTTTGAAGTGAAGATGCAATACAACGTGGCAGTCGTGGGGACAGAGGTGGTCAGCAACCTGTTTAAAGGAGCAGATCCAGTAGGGCAAACCGTTCAGATCAACCGGATTCCGTTTACGATCATCGGCGTATTGCAGAGCCAGGGAAGTTCAGGCATGACGAACAACGACGATCGGATCATCATTCCGATTACTACTGCGATGAGCAGGTTAACCGGAGATAAAAACGTGGGCTCGATCTACGTCTCGGCAGCATCGTCGGACTTGATGGAGAAGGCGCAACAAGATATTCAGCAAGCCCTTCGTGCTAATCACAAACTACGGCCACAAGCTGCCGATGATTTCCGCATTACGTCCCAGTCAGACATTTTAAGTACGGCACAGTCAGTATCCAGCTCGATGACCGCGCTTTTATCTGGCATTGCTGCCATCTCGCTGATTGTTGGCGGGATAGGCGTCATGAACATTATGCTTGTATCCGTCACGGAGCGGACACGGGAGATCGGGATTCGCAAGGCGATTGGAGCCAAGCGGGGAGATATTCTCCGTCAGTTTTTGATCGAAGCGGTTACGCTTAGCCTGATTGGCGGGGTGATTGGTATTGCCTTAGGGGTAGGTGCTGCGTATTTGGTTAGCAAGCTCGGTCAGATGGCGACCTCCATTAGTCTGTCGCCGATCATGTATGCGTTTTTGACCTCTACATTGGTTGGAGTCATTTTTGGTGTGTATCCGGCGAGAAAAGCAGCGCAGCTCAAACCAATTGATGCACTGCGGTATGAGTGA
- a CDS encoding ABC transporter ATP-binding protein has translation MKAVIQIEELRKQYVIGDQEIYALRGVSLSIEEGDFVAIMGPSGSGKSSMMNVIGCLDKPTSGEFFLDGYPVSQAHDDELAVIRNQKIGFVFQNFNLLPRTTAVENVELPLLYGGTSARERREKAIRALTSVGLAERLNNKPNELSGGQQQRVSIARALVNDPVILLADEPTGALDTKTSEEIMGIFQKLNDAGKTVILVTHEPDIAEYAKRIVRFRDGQIIADEVVEDRRRVSMEGRADELY, from the coding sequence ATGAAAGCGGTCATTCAAATAGAAGAGCTGAGAAAACAGTACGTCATCGGAGATCAGGAGATTTATGCGCTCAGAGGTGTCAGCTTGTCGATTGAGGAAGGGGATTTCGTGGCAATCATGGGACCCTCCGGTTCAGGCAAATCTTCCATGATGAATGTGATTGGCTGTCTGGATAAGCCTACCTCGGGGGAATTTTTTTTAGACGGCTATCCTGTATCACAAGCACATGATGATGAATTGGCGGTCATCCGCAATCAGAAAATCGGCTTTGTTTTTCAAAATTTCAATCTGCTACCACGTACAACCGCAGTTGAAAATGTAGAGCTGCCTCTATTATATGGAGGCACGTCTGCACGGGAACGAAGAGAAAAAGCCATCCGGGCATTAACGAGTGTCGGACTGGCAGAGCGATTGAACAACAAGCCCAATGAGCTGTCAGGTGGGCAGCAGCAACGTGTGTCAATCGCGCGAGCTCTCGTCAATGATCCGGTCATCCTGCTGGCAGATGAGCCGACAGGAGCGCTGGACACGAAGACAAGTGAAGAGATCATGGGTATTTTTCAAAAGCTGAACGATGCGGGCAAAACGGTTATTTTGGTGACACATGAACCTGATATTGCGGAGTATGCCAAGCGGATCGTCCGGTTTCGTGATGGGCAAATCATTGCGGATGAAGTGGTGGAGGATCGCAGGAGGGTGTCGATGGAGGGTAGAGCAGATGAGCTTTATTGA